ACGCCGAACGGCACCTCATTCACGTCCGATCAGCTTCCCGTACAGGATATTGGGATCTTGGCGTCAACCGAAAGCGTATTGAGAGACTTCGAAAGCAGTTTGCCGATTCTTGATCTTCAATCTGTCTGAAACACCACTAAACAGGAGATATGACCATGCAAGACACTCTCGAACAGGGAATCGCGCTCCTCACAATGTATGGTTTGAAGTTGATCGGCGCCATCCTCATCCTCATCGTTGGACGGATGGTTTCATCCTGTGTTGCCAGATCTGTAGACCGATGGCTCCTACGATCAGGGAAAGTCGACGACACCCTTCGGCCATTTTTCGCGAGTTCTGCTCGCTACCTTGTTCTCATTGTCACCGTCCTCGCCGTTCTTTCCCAATTCGGGATTGAAACCACGAGTCTCGTCGCGGTCCTGGGCGCCGCCAGTTTAGCGATCGGCCTGGCCTTACAGGGTACGCTGAGCAATGTTGCCGCCGGTGTCATGCTGCTCATCTTCCGGCCATTCAAAGTTGGGGATTACGTAGAAGCCGCCGGCATTGCGGGAACCGTGAAGGCCATTACGCTCTTAGTCACAGAACTGGCCACACCGGACAATGTGCAAATTTTGGCGCCCAACGGCCAGGTCTGGGGCGCCATCGTGAAAAACTACAGCCATCATGCGACCCGCCGAGTAGATCTGGTCATGGGAATTGATTATGGCGACGACATTGACAAGGCCATACAAACCGTCACATCCGTCGCCAACGCAGACTCCCGAATCCACACAGACCCCGCTCCGATGGTCGTGGTCGGCAACCTGGGAGACAGTTCGGTGGACTTGACGATTCGCGTGTGGTGTAACGCCGGCGACTACTGGGGCGTCAAATTTGATCTCACGAAAACCCTCAAACAACGATTCGACGCCGAAGGCATTTCGATTCCGTTCCCGCAACGAACCGTGCATATGACCCGAGCCGAAGGATAGGCATCACGCGGCCACATCTCGCTTACATAGCGGCTTGTAAATCTTGGAAGAGGGGTCAAGTTGCGTATTTTATAACATAGCGCTTGAGCTGTTGAACGGTTTTTGCGAGGGCTGGGTCTTCCTGGCTCTGATTCCGTATCTGACTGGTGATAAAACTCACAGACCCGACATTCGAGAGTTCAAATTCCCCCATAATGTCCGTCAACCGATACTCCCCAAGCTGTTGACAGAGATATATGACCAGCTTATGAGCCAAGAGGCCCTTAATAGAAGTAGCCGTTTTATCGATTGCCTGTCGGGAACTTACAGGATTCCTTGAATTCACCAATATAGATAGCCTGCCACCCATTACCCCGAGCCATGACATGATAGAGAGCACCGGCATATTCAAGACGTAATTGTCGGGCCATAGCCCCAAAATCAATAAGGGGGCAATATAAAGTCAAGCAATGACCCCATCTACTCTCCTTCCTCGGCAAGATATCCCAATCGGTTGCAACGAAAAGGCGGAATGCCAAGTTTTTGGAGATTGTCTCTGATTGCGTAACGTTGGGGCATTCAAGCAGATGGCTAGAATGACTCGTGACTGAACGCGACCATCCAGAATTCCATGATTTGGCCGAAAATTTAATAAGTCATGAATGTCTGACAGAGAACGGAAAACCGCCGTACGAGAATCCCCTTCCCCATGTCAAATACTTCAGCGCACATCTTAGATGAGGCCATCATTCAACAAATTCAGGAATGGATGAATGCAAAAAGCACGGAGGAATTGTTCGCGCTTGCACAAGAAGCGGAGAGCAGACCTGACGCCTATTCTGCAGAAGTTCTAGAGGCCACCAAGCGAATTCTGGCGCGACGCGGGGTTATCTCACACACAACCATTGAGGGGGACTATAGAGAGGAACCGGTGAACAATTTGAAGTTCAATGGCCAAATAAAACAATCCAGTATTTCAATTCGTTTAATGAATTACTTCGAGAGATCCTACGAGGTAACGTCAAGCGCTCCTACAAAATCCGTCATGCTGAGAACGCTTCTGCTGACAATGAAACCTCTTCACGGCAACCATGGCTAACAATTGACCAATTTTCTGACATCACCAATACATTTGAATCCCTCTACCGCCCACTATGGTCTCACATAATTATCGGAATGCGGATTGGCGCAGAGATCGTGTTCCTGTTTCTATACCCTCTAGTTATGGCAGGCATACGAACATCTTCAGGCTTTTCTTACGAACAAAGACCTCTGATGTTTCTGGAGGTGTTTATCTACATCAATGTGATTGGGGTTATCATTTCTTCAGTGAAGAACACATTTATGAAGAGGCAAGCTTCGAGTTATCGGCTGGATTTCAGTCCAGACTTATACGTGGCAAGCACGCTCTATGTTCTTTGTGGAGCTTACTACTACCTGAAATATCAAGCACTCGCCTTATTTTTCGCAGACACAATCTCCATCATCTTTGGATTTCTAGGCTCATTGTTGTTCAGTCTCGTATGCGGAGTGCCAGCCGGAGCCATACTGGGCACAATCATCGGTCACTTCCGTGCTAAGACGCTTCCGCGTGCACCTGATGCCGAACCTGAAGGGTTCGTGCCTTATCAAATTGGGCTCATCTATGCTCCTCTAGGCTTACTGGTTGGAATTCCCTTGACATGGTGGCTGTATCCGCTGTTTTTAGAGGCTCTCACGAAATTGTAGAGCCACACGTGGCTCGTACATAATCTCGTGGCAATCGCTTCATCGCCGCCCCATGCCAGGAATATGGACGCGACCTTGGCCCGCGTGATCTTTTGCCAACAGCAAATTCCACCAACGGACACCCGCCAGAACAAAGATCCTCGAACAGCGCGCATCGTCAATTTTCGAAGCACGATCCTTATTGGCGAGTAGGTAAAGTGCCTACGTATCCAGCCGAATAGAGAGGAGTGGAGTACGGCTGTTTAGAAGACTGTCTGAGATCTTTCTGACAAGAAGGAGAGGACGTATGGATAGCGCCACCATCTTTCTGATTCTGATGTGCTTGGCATTCGCCGCTCTGACCTTTTGGGTCGTCAACTCATACAATCAGCTCATCGCGTATCGCAATCGCTTCAGGAACGCCTTTGCCCAGATCGATGTGCAACTCACGCGACGGTACGACCTTATCCCTAATCTCGTGGAAACCGCCAAGGCCTACATGAAGCATGAGCGTGAAACGCTGGAAGCCGTCATTCATGCAAGGAATCAAGCCTCTCAAGCCACCAAGCAAGCCTCGGCCAATCCCGAAGATACCAAAGCGATTCAGGGCTTAATCAGTGCAGAAGGCCTGTTGACCGGCACGATGAGCCGTCTCTTTGCCGTCATGGAGAATTATCCTGACCTCAAAGCCGACAAGCATATGCGACAGGTCAGTGAAGAACTGACGTCTACTGAAAATCGAGTGGCGTTTGCCCGCCAAGCCTACAACGACGCGGTCATGATCTATAACACGCAACGCGAAACCTTCCCGGTCAATCTCGTGGCCGGCGGATTTCATTTTAAGCCGGCGCAACTGCTCGAAATCGAAGAAGTTCAAAAACGTCAGGTTCCACAAGTCGCTTTTGCATGAGCGCGCCATGGATTTTTTTGGACATCAAGATCAGGCTCGACGCAAGACCCGATGGCTTCAAAGTCTGTTCGCGCTCGCCGTCACGGTGACGATTGTCGGCATCTATTGGACTATCTTGGGAACGATGTCGTGGATTGAGTGGAGGTCCGCGCTTGAGACTGATCCCTCGCTGCCCTTCTCCTGGGACTTTTTCTGGCGCTGGGATCTTACGCTGTTCAGCCTCGTCGGCCTGTTCTGCCTGATCGTGATCGCCTTGGGGTGCGCCATTAAATTCATGGAACTGCACGCTGGCGGCGCGTGGGCCGCCGAACTTCTCGGCGGGAAACGCCTTGATCCCTCCAGCCCCTCCGACGCCGCGCGCATACTCATCAACGTCGTGGAAGAAATGGCCTTAGCCTCGGGAATGGCTCCACCACCAGTTTACGTTCTCGAGCAAGAGAAGGGGATCAACGCGTTCGCGGCTGGCTACACGGCGGATGATGCGGTCATTGGCGTCACTCGCGGCGCGATGACGCAGCTCACTCGCGATGAACTTCAAGGAGTGATCGGCCATGAATTCAGCCATATTCTCCATGGAGACATGCGATTGAATTTAGAAATGATTGGATTGCTGTACGGATTACAAGGGCTGGGAGCATTAGGCCGGACGATGCTCAACTGGTCTCTCAATTATAGCGCTCATACGAGCAACTTTTTCACCCCCGTACATGGATTGAGTATTGTCTTGAGTCTTCTCGTCGGGGGCGCGCTGCGGGTGGTGGGATCTATCGGGGTGGTCTTGGCCAGCATGGTCAAAGCTGCCGTATCCCGTCAACGAGAGTTCCTGGCCGACGCCTCAGCCATCCAGTTTACCAGAAATCCTGAAGGACTCGGCAACGCATTGAAGAAGATCGGGAACGTGAAGGAAGGCTCCATTGTCCATCATCCGGAAGCGCCTCAAATCAGTCATATGTTTTTCTCTCATGGCCTGTTGTCCGGACTTGAAACCCTGTTTGCGACCCATCCACCGTTAATCACACGCATACGGCGTATCGATCCGACATTTTCCGTCCAACCACCATCGAGTCATTCAACGCAAACTTCTCATTCATCGAGGGCGACCGATAGAGGAATATCTTTCGCCTCGGCATCAAGCGCTGGAACGAATTCGTACCCGGCATACCAGCAGCCCACTCCAGACTCGATTGTGGATCAGATCGGCGCTTCGCATCCTCGCCATGTGAACTATATCCACACGCTCCTTTCGAGAGTCCCGCCGGTCATTCTCGAAGCCGTTCATGAGCCATTCGGAGCGCGAGCCGTGATATATGCCTTACTGCTGTCTTCCGATGCGCAGACAAGAGCCATTCAAGTCAGCCGATTAGCGTCGCATGCCGACCACGTCGTCTATCAAGAAACGCTCAAACTCGAGCCAGTCATGCAAAACCTCGAGCTTGCCGCCCGTCTTCCCCTCATTGATCTGGTCATACCCACATTGAAGCTCCTGTCCGAGCCACAATACTCCCAGTTTAAAGCGAACGTGAGAAACATCATTCCACAAAAGAATCAGGGCGCTCTCTTCGGCTGGACCTTACGGCGAGTCATGTTGCGACATCTCGACCCTCATTTCTATCCAGCCGCGCCATTTACTCTGCCGTGCCATTCGCTGAAACGGATAGCTCATCACTGTGGCGATTTGCTATCCGCCCTTGCCCATTACGGAAAGGGAAACAACGACGACGTCATGCGCGCTTTTCGCGCTGGCAAACAAGAACTCAAGATGCCTTCGCTTACGCTCGCTCCGGCCAGTCAGTGCACATTAGCTTCGCTAGACCTGACTCTCTACGCCTTGGCCCGGACGACACCAGAGGTTAAGCGAACCATCATCAAAGCTTGCACGGCCTGTATCTTGGCGGATCGTCATGTGACCCTTGAAGAAGGCGAATTGCTTCGCGCCGTCGCCGATTCGTTGGGGTGTCCCATGCCTCCCGTGTTTGCCGCGCTTCCACAACGTCTACCCAGCGATGTAAAAAATGCGGCATCTTCTTCGCCTGATGTCCCAAAATCGCCCGCACGAACAACCCACGGAGCCTCTCATGATCACACGCGTCACCATGCCAAAATTCACTAAACACATGACCCATGGGTCCATCCTTGTGTGGAAAATGGAGGAAGGCGAAGCCGTGACAGAGGGGGATATCATCGCCGACGTCGAGACCGACACCGCCATCATGGAATTAGAGGCGCATGGATCAGGATTTCTCCGTCATATTCTCATCCAGGAAGGACACTCGGTAAAGACTGACACCATGCTGGCGATCATCGGAGATTTAGACGATGACACGGAGTCTATCGTACAAGAAGCGCTGAAGATTCAAGATAAAACCGGCGTGTTTCAGACACCGTCAAAGTCAACGGGTCGACCCACGAGCCGCCATCGTCCTCAAACAGAAGAACTCACCACAATTCCCCATGCCCACGCAGCGAGTGACTCGGAATCAGCAGTTCCGTCTCATGCGCTGAATGAAAGAAAACAGGAATCGAGTACGACTCGGTCCTCTGCTCTTAACGATGACGACATACCCCGTTTTCACCTGACGACGGATGTGAGCATGGCCGAAGGCGAACGACTTCGTGAACAAATGATAGACATTCAGCACATGCCACTGAGCTTGACGACACTCTATGTTCGAGCGGCCGCACTCGCGTTCTCCCGTCTGCCAACTTGCCTTGAGATCTTCTCAAGTCGAGGGCATTCTCTAGACATTGGCATCGGCATCATTGTGGACGATCGAGTCCTCACACCAACACTTCACGACTGTGGGCGAAAAAATATCGCTGA
The genomic region above belongs to Nitrospirales bacterium and contains:
- a CDS encoding mechanosensitive ion channel, whose amino-acid sequence is MQDTLEQGIALLTMYGLKLIGAILILIVGRMVSSCVARSVDRWLLRSGKVDDTLRPFFASSARYLVLIVTVLAVLSQFGIETTSLVAVLGAASLAIGLALQGTLSNVAAGVMLLIFRPFKVGDYVEAAGIAGTVKAITLLVTELATPDNVQILAPNGQVWGAIVKNYSHHATRRVDLVMGIDYGDDIDKAIQTVTSVANADSRIHTDPAPMVVVGNLGDSSVDLTIRVWCNAGDYWGVKFDLTKTLKQRFDAEGISIPFPQRTVHMTRAEG
- a CDS encoding LemA family protein, producing the protein MDSATIFLILMCLAFAALTFWVVNSYNQLIAYRNRFRNAFAQIDVQLTRRYDLIPNLVETAKAYMKHERETLEAVIHARNQASQATKQASANPEDTKAIQGLISAEGLLTGTMSRLFAVMENYPDLKADKHMRQVSEELTSTENRVAFARQAYNDAVMIYNTQRETFPVNLVAGGFHFKPAQLLEIEEVQKRQVPQVAFA
- a CDS encoding M48 family metalloprotease gives rise to the protein MDFFGHQDQARRKTRWLQSLFALAVTVTIVGIYWTILGTMSWIEWRSALETDPSLPFSWDFFWRWDLTLFSLVGLFCLIVIALGCAIKFMELHAGGAWAAELLGGKRLDPSSPSDAARILINVVEEMALASGMAPPPVYVLEQEKGINAFAAGYTADDAVIGVTRGAMTQLTRDELQGVIGHEFSHILHGDMRLNLEMIGLLYGLQGLGALGRTMLNWSLNYSAHTSNFFTPVHGLSIVLSLLVGGALRVVGSIGVVLASMVKAAVSRQREFLADASAIQFTRNPEGLGNALKKIGNVKEGSIVHHPEAPQISHMFFSHGLLSGLETLFATHPPLITRIRRIDPTFSVQPPSSHSTQTSHSSRATDRGISFASASSAGTNSYPAYQQPTPDSIVDQIGASHPRHVNYIHTLLSRVPPVILEAVHEPFGARAVIYALLLSSDAQTRAIQVSRLASHADHVVYQETLKLEPVMQNLELAARLPLIDLVIPTLKLLSEPQYSQFKANVRNIIPQKNQGALFGWTLRRVMLRHLDPHFYPAAPFTLPCHSLKRIAHHCGDLLSALAHYGKGNNDDVMRAFRAGKQELKMPSLTLAPASQCTLASLDLTLYALARTTPEVKRTIIKACTACILADRHVTLEEGELLRAVADSLGCPMPPVFAALPQRLPSDVKNAASSSPDVPKSPARTTHGASHDHTRHHAKIH
- a CDS encoding 2-oxo acid dehydrogenase subunit E2, whose translation is MITRVTMPKFTKHMTHGSILVWKMEEGEAVTEGDIIADVETDTAIMELEAHGSGFLRHILIQEGHSVKTDTMLAIIGDLDDDTESIVQEALKIQDKTGVFQTPSKSTGRPTSRHRPQTEELTTIPHAHAASDSESAVPSHALNERKQESSTTRSSALNDDDIPRFHLTTDVSMAEGERLREQMIDIQHMPLSLTTLYVRAAALAFSRLPTCLEIFSSRGHSLDIGIGIIVDDRVLTPTLHDCGRKNIAELSREIQVMTKQTRVDPRFCEKESGARFSILHLGMYPIERCVPILTPPQTAALSIGAIRDVRLEKDGTVTVDRRATVTLTCQQPGFDEKQGSQLLDTLKQLLERPLAIFLPNPVE